The segment CCCGGCACCTTGCGGTGGCGACGGCCGTGGCGGTGGTGCTCGGCGTGGTGGGGGTGACCGGGGGGATCAACGGGACGCGAGGGGCCTGGGTGTTCGTGCTCCCCGTGGCGGTGGTGCTCCCGCTCCGCGTGCGCGCGGCCGCGGCGTGGGGGGCCATCGTGGTCGCGGCGGTGGCGGGGCTGTGGGTGCTGGAGCTGCGCGGCTTCCCCTTCCCGGACCTGGTCCCCGCCGGGAACCGGGAGCGGGTCGGGGCGGCGGTGCACGTCAGCGTGCTGGCGCTGATCCTCCTCCTCTCCCTCATCTATGCCCGGACCCGCGCCGCCACCGTGCACAGCCTGCACGCCGCCAACTGCGCCCTGCAGGCGGCCTCCGCCGACCGGGAGCGCAGGGCGGGCCGGCTGGCGGTGCTCAACGACGTGGCGCGCATCCTCGCCTCCGAGCGCTCCCCCGACCGCCTCTACCGCGCCTTCTACGTGCAGGTGGGACGCGTGCTGCGCCGCGACGCCTTCTACGTCGCCCTCTGGGACGGGTCCTCCGGGACGATCCGCTACCCGCTGATGTACGACGAGGGGGTCGAGTACCCCGGGCACCAGGACCCGCTCGGCGACGGACCCACGAGCCGCGCCATCCGTGAGCGCCGCACCGTGGCCTGGTCGGACCGGGACTCCGCCGGGGGCGCCCTGTGGGGGAACACCGCCCGCCCCGCCCGCGCCGCCATCCACGCGCCCATGGTCAAGGACGGGCGGGTGCTGGGGGTGCTGGCGGTGTTCAGCTACGCCGAGCCGTACTCGGACGAGGACGTGCGGCTCTTCGAGTCGCTCGCCGACCAGGCCGCCGTGGCGGTGGAGAACGCCGTGCTGTACCGGCTGGCGAGCGACTCCGAGGCCCGTTTCCGCGAGGTGCTCGCCGCCATCGAGCGCATGGTGGGGCACGCCGTGGTCATCACCGACCTGGCCGGGCGCATCGAGCACGCCGCGGGGACGGAGCACGTCCACGGCTACGCCCCCGCCGAGCTGGTGGGGGAGCACGTCTCCTTCCTGGGGCGCAACGTCCCCGCGGCCGCGCGGATCACCGACGAGTTCCTGGCCGCCACCGCCGCCGGGGAGCCGTGGACGCGCGTGGTGCAGGCCACCCGCAGGAGCGGGGAGAACTTCCCCATCCTGATCTCCGCTTCGCCGTACCACGAGACCGGCGGCGGGCGCAGGGGGGTGGTCACCATCGGGGTGGACCTCACCGAGCAGATGGAGGGGCAGCGCCGGCTCATGCAGTCCGCCAAGCTGGCCGCCATCGGCGAGCTGGTGGCGGGGGTCGCGCACGAGCTGAACAACCCCCTCACGGTGGTCAAGGTGACCGCCTCGCTCCTGGAGCGCGAGCTGGAGGGGGAGGCGGCGGCCGACGCCCGCGCCATCCGCGAGCACGCCGACCGCGCCGCCCGCATCGTCCGGGGGCTGCTGCACTTCGCCCGGCAGACGCCGCCCGAGCGCGCCCCCACCGACCTGAACGAGGTGGCCGGCCGGGTCTGCCGATTCCGCGAGGCGGGGCTCCGCGCCCAGCACGTGGCCCTGGAGACCCGCTTCGCCCCGGACCTCCCCCGTACCCTGGCGGACGGCCCGCAGCTGGAGCAGGTGCTCCTGAACCTCCTCCTCAACGCCGAGCAGTCCATCGCCTCGGGCCGGGGGCGCGGCCGCATCGTGGTGAGCACCGAAGCCGAGGGCGGCGTGCTCCGGCTCTGCGTGAGCGACAACGGCCCCGGGATGCCGGAGGAGGTCCGCGCCCGGGTCTTCGAGCCGTTCTTCACCACGCGCGGCGTGGGCGAAGGGACCGGGCTGGGGCTGGCCGTCTCCCACGGGATCGTCGCGGAGCACGGCGGCACCATCCGGGTCCGCTCCGAGCCCGGCCGAGGCGCGGAGTTCACGATGGAGATCCCCCTGCTCCGGGTGCCGGACGAGGCGGACGGCGCACCCGCCCCACCCCCGCCGGACGCGCCCGCCCGCGCGCCGCTGCGCGTGCTGGTGGTGGACGACGAGCCGGAGCTGCGCCGCATCCTCCGGCGCTACCTGGAGGCCCGCGGGCACCGGGTGGACGAGGCCGCCTCCGGCGCCGAGGCGCTGGAGCGCGTCGCCGCGGCCTCGTACGACGCGCTGGTGCTGGACCTCAAGATGCCGGAGATGCCCGGAGACGAGCTGTTCCGCCTCCTCCGCGAGCGCCACCCGGAGACCACCGCGCGCGTGGTGTTCGCCACCGGGGACGTGATCTCCCCCGCCCGGCGGTCCTTCCTGGAGGGCACCGGCCGCCCCGCCTTCGAGAAGCCGTACGACCTGGCGGAGCTGGCCCGCGCCGTGGAGGAGAACGCCGCCACCGACGCTTCCACGCCGCGTTAGCACGATCCTCGCATTGCTCCCCGCCGGGGAGGGCCCCGCGCCCCCAGAGGCACTCGGAAAAAGCACCGGAGGAGCGGACATGCAGGAGCAGCAGCAGTACGAAGTGGACGTCGTGTACCGGGTGACGGTCCGCTACGCGGTGAGCGCCCCCGACCGCGGGACGGCGGAGCGCATGGCGAGGGAGATGTGGCAGGCGGAGGAGGACGGCGTGGGCGGCACCGAGATCTGCGAGCTGGAGAGCGTGCAGGTGGCGGGCGCGGTGGACGAGGACGAGTGCGGCCAGGACTGCGACCAGGTCTACCGGTTCCTCCGGGACCGCGAGCTGGTGATCGAGCGGCTGGACGAGGACGCCTTCAACCCCACCATCCACGACGCCGTCTCCGCCGAAGAGGTGGCCCGGCACCTGGGGTGGGACGCGGAGG is part of the Longimicrobiaceae bacterium genome and harbors:
- a CDS encoding ATP-binding protein, translated to MTDPSPPRSPTRDAEETFRRFVLVGAGAALAWAPVWFLSGVPQVGAALLLAAAVISGAYAARARVGHRLARHLAVATAVAVVLGVVGVTGGINGTRGAWVFVLPVAVVLPLRVRAAAAWGAIVVAAVAGLWVLELRGFPFPDLVPAGNRERVGAAVHVSVLALILLLSLIYARTRAATVHSLHAANCALQAASADRERRAGRLAVLNDVARILASERSPDRLYRAFYVQVGRVLRRDAFYVALWDGSSGTIRYPLMYDEGVEYPGHQDPLGDGPTSRAIRERRTVAWSDRDSAGGALWGNTARPARAAIHAPMVKDGRVLGVLAVFSYAEPYSDEDVRLFESLADQAAVAVENAVLYRLASDSEARFREVLAAIERMVGHAVVITDLAGRIEHAAGTEHVHGYAPAELVGEHVSFLGRNVPAAARITDEFLAATAAGEPWTRVVQATRRSGENFPILISASPYHETGGGRRGVVTIGVDLTEQMEGQRRLMQSAKLAAIGELVAGVAHELNNPLTVVKVTASLLERELEGEAAADARAIREHADRAARIVRGLLHFARQTPPERAPTDLNEVAGRVCRFREAGLRAQHVALETRFAPDLPRTLADGPQLEQVLLNLLLNAEQSIASGRGRGRIVVSTEAEGGVLRLCVSDNGPGMPEEVRARVFEPFFTTRGVGEGTGLGLAVSHGIVAEHGGTIRVRSEPGRGAEFTMEIPLLRVPDEADGAPAPPPPDAPARAPLRVLVVDDEPELRRILRRYLEARGHRVDEAASGAEALERVAAASYDALVLDLKMPEMPGDELFRLLRERHPETTARVVFATGDVISPARRSFLEGTGRPAFEKPYDLAELARAVEENAATDASTPR